The sequence CTGCCGGGCCTGCTCCCCCTCCCCGTGGGCAGCCGGATCGGGCAGACTCCAGTGCAGTGTTTCCGGGCCACCTGGCAGCGGTCCGCAGGTGCTGGCCGCGTGATCGCACACCGTCACCACCAAGTCGAAGGGGGCTTTAGCCGCCTCCAGTACGGCCGGCAGGCTCTTGCTTCTGAACTGACTGGTGTCCACGGGGAGCAGGCTGATCTGCTCGAGGGCCAGTGGGTGCACCCGGCCGGTGGGGGCGCTGCCTGCGCTGGCGACGTCAATGGTTCCCTGGCCCAAGGCCTGGAAGAGGGCCTCAGCCATGATGCTGCGCGCGGAATTGCCGGTGCACACCACCAGCACACGTTGGCGGATGTCGGTCATGGCAGGA is a genomic window of Cyanobium sp. Tous-M-B4 containing:
- a CDS encoding arsenate reductase ArsC, which codes for MTDIRQRVLVVCTGNSARSIMAEALFQALGQGTIDVASAGSAPTGRVHPLALEQISLLPVDTSQFRSKSLPAVLEAAKAPFDLVVTVCDHAASTCGPLPGGPETLHWSLPDPAAHGEGEQARQAFSACFDELAQRISALLAAELA